Proteins encoded in a region of the Stigmatella aurantiaca genome:
- a CDS encoding YebC/PmpR family DNA-binding transcriptional regulator: protein MGRIFETRKTTMFARWNKMAKLFTRISKDIAIAVKSGGSSPDHNPALRRALQNARVGNMPKDKIEAAIKRASGEDTKDYEVVLYEGYGPHGIAVLVETATDNVVRTVANVRMHLKDGGGNLGTTGSVGYLFQRMGVFRLAPEGLDLDALELDLIDHGLQEMGEGTGEKGEKQIIIRCAFNDFGQLQTAIEERGLKVISAESEYIALNPVELPEDKANDVLQVVDALEQDEDVQKVFHNLA from the coding sequence ATGGGACGAATCTTCGAAACACGCAAGACGACGATGTTCGCCCGCTGGAACAAGATGGCGAAGCTGTTCACGCGGATCAGCAAGGACATCGCCATCGCCGTCAAGTCGGGAGGCTCCAGCCCGGACCACAACCCGGCCCTCCGCCGCGCCCTGCAGAACGCCCGCGTCGGCAACATGCCGAAGGACAAGATCGAAGCGGCCATCAAGCGCGCCAGCGGCGAGGACACGAAGGACTACGAGGTCGTCCTCTACGAAGGCTACGGGCCCCACGGCATCGCGGTGCTCGTGGAGACCGCCACCGACAACGTCGTGCGCACCGTGGCCAACGTCCGCATGCACCTCAAGGACGGGGGCGGCAACCTGGGCACCACCGGCAGCGTGGGCTACCTCTTCCAGCGCATGGGCGTCTTCCGGCTGGCCCCCGAGGGGTTGGATCTCGACGCGCTGGAGCTGGACCTCATCGACCACGGGCTCCAGGAGATGGGCGAGGGCACCGGCGAGAAGGGCGAGAAGCAGATCATCATCCGCTGCGCCTTCAATGACTTTGGCCAGCTCCAGACGGCCATCGAGGAGCGCGGCCTCAAGGTCATCTCCGCCGAGTCCGAGTACATCGCCCTGAACCCCGTGGAGCTGCCCGAGGACAAGGCCAACGACGTCCTCCAGGTGGTGGACGCGCTCGAACAGGACGAGGACGTGCAGAAGGTGTTCCACAACCTCGCGTGA
- a CDS encoding prolyl oligopeptidase family serine peptidase has protein sequence MRHSILSAALAAWLGAGPVAVAAGEDPYLWLEDVEGPRALDQVRQWNAATAAILEKAPDFETYRTRGAALLNDQARIASPDAVQNDRVANFWQDADHVRGLWRVAGLDGFIAGKPEWRTLIDLDALAKREGKNWVWKGALCLRPAYERCLIALSEGGKDAHLWREFDTVSGQFVPQGFETPVAKNNVSWLDRDTLLIRSDYGPGTLTQAGYGRQVRRWKRGTPLSEAPAVFEGEPTDVSVWSMTDIEEGNTYPLIQRDLSSWTSQFHHLAPDGKRVRSPLPDHAEVEGVLDGRVIARLFGPWKQGGKTYKEGSLVAYAIAPLLEGKTPGIETVYQPSAREAVEEVGLGKQVLYVKLLDNVAGKLVTVTRSAQGRWTPKPVPLAPRSVIQLISVGGPSDTAFVSVEGLTAPESLFAITPGAQPVQVAALPARFDASQMEVSQRFAKSKDGTRVPYFLVRPKGVKGPVPTLMHAYGGFRVATHPTYLSKNPLRLGPLAQFWVEEGNAFVLANIRGGGEFGPKWHEGALKAHRQRAYDDFHAIAEDLLQAGIAKKGALGISGRSNGGLLVGVAYTQRPELYSAVLMGVPLADMKRYSHLLAGASWMGEYGDPDKPEEWAFLSKYSPYQNLKKGAPYPKVMFYTSTKDDRVHPAHARKMAARMAEFGYPFYYYENIDGGHAGSANHNEEAYRAALMLVYLNRELRGIGAPAAP, from the coding sequence TTGCGTCATTCCATCCTCTCCGCCGCGCTCGCGGCATGGCTCGGTGCTGGCCCGGTGGCCGTGGCCGCGGGCGAAGACCCGTATCTCTGGCTCGAGGACGTCGAGGGGCCGCGCGCCCTGGACCAGGTGCGCCAGTGGAACGCCGCCACCGCCGCGATTCTCGAGAAGGCACCGGATTTCGAGACGTACCGGACGCGCGGCGCGGCCCTGCTCAACGACCAGGCGCGGATCGCCTCTCCGGACGCCGTCCAGAATGACCGCGTCGCCAACTTCTGGCAGGACGCGGACCACGTGCGTGGCCTGTGGCGCGTGGCGGGCCTCGACGGCTTCATCGCGGGCAAGCCCGAGTGGCGCACGCTGATCGATCTCGACGCGCTGGCGAAGCGCGAGGGCAAGAACTGGGTGTGGAAGGGCGCCCTCTGCCTGCGGCCTGCCTATGAGCGCTGCCTCATCGCCCTGTCGGAAGGGGGCAAGGACGCGCACCTCTGGCGCGAGTTCGACACGGTGTCCGGCCAGTTCGTCCCGCAGGGGTTCGAGACGCCGGTGGCCAAGAACAACGTGAGCTGGCTCGACCGGGACACGCTGCTCATCCGCTCCGACTACGGCCCGGGTACGCTCACCCAGGCAGGCTACGGACGGCAGGTGCGGCGGTGGAAGCGGGGCACGCCGCTCTCCGAGGCCCCGGCCGTTTTCGAGGGGGAGCCCACCGACGTGTCGGTCTGGTCCATGACGGACATCGAGGAGGGGAACACCTATCCGCTGATCCAGCGCGACCTCTCCTCCTGGACGTCACAGTTCCACCACCTGGCGCCCGATGGAAAGCGGGTGCGCTCGCCGTTGCCCGACCATGCCGAGGTGGAGGGCGTGCTCGACGGCCGGGTGATCGCGCGCCTCTTCGGCCCCTGGAAGCAGGGTGGGAAGACCTACAAGGAGGGCTCGCTGGTGGCGTACGCCATCGCGCCGCTGCTGGAGGGCAAGACGCCCGGCATCGAGACCGTCTACCAGCCCTCCGCCCGGGAGGCGGTCGAAGAGGTGGGGCTGGGCAAGCAGGTGCTCTACGTGAAGCTGCTCGACAATGTCGCGGGCAAGCTCGTCACGGTGACCCGGAGTGCCCAGGGGCGCTGGACGCCGAAGCCGGTGCCGCTCGCGCCCCGGAGCGTCATCCAGTTGATCTCCGTGGGAGGCCCTTCCGACACGGCCTTCGTCTCGGTCGAGGGGCTGACGGCGCCCGAGTCCCTGTTCGCCATCACCCCGGGGGCCCAGCCGGTGCAGGTGGCGGCGCTCCCGGCCCGCTTCGATGCCTCCCAGATGGAGGTCAGCCAGCGCTTCGCGAAGTCCAAGGATGGCACGCGCGTTCCGTACTTCCTCGTCCGGCCCAAGGGCGTGAAGGGCCCCGTGCCCACGCTGATGCATGCCTATGGCGGCTTCCGCGTGGCGACCCACCCCACCTACCTGTCGAAGAACCCGCTGCGCCTGGGGCCCCTGGCGCAGTTCTGGGTCGAGGAGGGCAATGCCTTCGTGCTCGCCAACATCCGCGGGGGCGGGGAGTTCGGCCCGAAGTGGCATGAGGGCGCGCTCAAGGCCCACCGCCAGCGCGCCTATGACGACTTCCACGCCATCGCCGAGGATCTGCTCCAGGCGGGCATCGCGAAGAAGGGGGCACTCGGCATCTCGGGCCGTTCGAACGGAGGCCTGCTCGTGGGGGTCGCCTACACGCAGCGGCCCGAACTCTACTCCGCAGTGCTGATGGGGGTGCCCCTGGCGGACATGAAGCGCTACAGCCACCTGCTCGCCGGGGCCTCGTGGATGGGCGAGTACGGCGACCCGGACAAGCCCGAGGAGTGGGCGTTCCTCTCGAAGTACTCGCCCTACCAGAACCTGAAGAAGGGCGCGCCGTACCCCAAGGTGATGTTCTACACCTCGACGAAGGATGACCGCGTCCACCCGGCGCATGCCCGGAAGATGGCCGCGCGCATGGCCGAGTTCGGCTACCCCTTCTACTATTACGAGAACATCGACGGAGGGCACGCCGGCTCGGCCAATCACAACGAGGAGGCCTACCGGGCCGCGTTGATGCTGGTCTACCTCAACCGGGAACTGCGCGGCATCGGCGCTCCCGCGGCGCCGTAG
- a CDS encoding M3 family metallopeptidase: MLTGTPAAFTAACTADIERAHGQVASLKKLDVKAQGAAVLAAYDEATASLINAASRSSLAREVHPDAAMRDAARACEQQVDAANVEISQDRGVYDALAAVDLAREDDATRYWMQRTLLDFRRAGVDRDEATRTKVKALNEEILKLGQEFGKNISEDVRTVTFTPKELEGMPADYLQAHAPGKDGKVVITTNYPDYFPLMTYAKNAKTREKLWRTYRQRAYPKNQAVLSQLIAKRHELATLLGYASWAAYNTETRMTRTPQVAAGFIEELSGVTAARAQREMADLLERKKKDVKGATTVEPWEQDHYEDRLRAERFGFDSQAVRPYLEYARMKDGVMGITSRLWGVTFQPVKDARLWHPEVEAYDVVEGSTPLGRIYLDMHPRDDKYKHAAQFDLMAGQTGKRLPEGVLVCNFARPGELMTHDEVETFFHEFGHLMHAIFSGHQRWSGISGIRTEWDFVETPSMLLQQWAKQPEVMKEFARHFQTNEPIPAELVEKLRASKEFGQGLWARRQLFLSAVSLQYYSRAPGFDTTAVMAELQKQLSPFRHEYREGTHFELAFGHLDGYSAAYYTYLWSSVIAKDLETEFQKKGYLHADTAMKYRRAVLEPGGAKPAAELVKDFLGRPYSFEAYRAFLDGGPSK; encoded by the coding sequence CTGCTCACGGGCACCCCCGCCGCCTTCACCGCCGCCTGCACCGCGGACATCGAGCGGGCGCACGGCCAGGTGGCCTCGCTCAAGAAGCTCGACGTGAAGGCCCAGGGCGCCGCCGTGCTCGCCGCGTATGACGAGGCCACCGCCTCGCTCATCAACGCCGCCAGCCGCTCCAGCCTCGCCCGCGAGGTGCACCCGGACGCGGCCATGCGGGACGCGGCGCGCGCGTGCGAGCAGCAGGTGGACGCCGCCAACGTGGAGATCTCCCAGGACCGCGGCGTCTATGACGCCCTGGCCGCGGTGGACCTGGCGCGCGAGGATGACGCCACGCGCTACTGGATGCAGCGCACGCTGCTCGACTTCCGCCGCGCGGGCGTGGACCGGGACGAGGCCACCCGGACGAAGGTGAAGGCGCTCAACGAGGAGATCCTCAAGCTCGGCCAGGAGTTCGGAAAGAACATCTCCGAGGACGTGCGCACCGTCACGTTCACGCCCAAGGAGCTGGAGGGCATGCCGGCCGACTACCTACAGGCGCACGCGCCGGGCAAGGACGGCAAGGTGGTCATCACCACCAACTACCCGGACTACTTCCCGCTCATGACGTACGCCAAGAACGCCAAGACGCGCGAGAAGCTGTGGCGCACGTACCGGCAGCGGGCCTACCCCAAGAACCAGGCGGTGCTCTCGCAGCTCATCGCCAAGCGGCACGAGCTGGCCACGCTCCTGGGGTACGCGAGCTGGGCGGCCTACAACACCGAGACGCGGATGACGCGCACGCCGCAGGTGGCCGCGGGCTTCATCGAGGAGCTCTCGGGCGTCACCGCGGCCCGCGCCCAGCGCGAGATGGCGGACCTGCTGGAGCGCAAGAAGAAGGACGTGAAGGGCGCCACCACGGTGGAGCCCTGGGAGCAGGACCACTACGAGGACCGGCTGCGCGCGGAGCGCTTCGGCTTCGACTCCCAGGCCGTGCGCCCCTACCTCGAGTACGCGCGCATGAAGGACGGGGTGATGGGCATCACCTCGCGGCTGTGGGGCGTCACCTTCCAGCCCGTGAAGGATGCGCGGCTGTGGCACCCCGAGGTGGAGGCCTATGACGTGGTGGAGGGCAGCACGCCCCTGGGCCGCATCTACCTGGACATGCACCCGCGGGACGACAAGTACAAGCACGCGGCGCAGTTCGATCTCATGGCGGGCCAGACCGGCAAGCGGCTGCCGGAGGGCGTGCTGGTGTGCAACTTCGCGCGCCCCGGCGAGTTGATGACGCACGACGAGGTGGAGACGTTCTTCCACGAGTTCGGGCACCTGATGCACGCCATCTTCTCGGGCCACCAGCGCTGGAGCGGCATCAGCGGCATCCGGACGGAGTGGGACTTCGTGGAGACGCCCTCCATGCTGCTCCAGCAGTGGGCCAAGCAGCCCGAGGTGATGAAGGAGTTCGCCCGCCACTTCCAGACGAACGAGCCCATTCCCGCGGAGCTGGTGGAGAAGCTCCGGGCCTCGAAGGAGTTCGGCCAGGGGCTGTGGGCCCGGCGCCAGCTGTTCCTGTCCGCCGTGAGCCTCCAGTACTACTCGCGCGCGCCCGGCTTCGACACCACGGCGGTGATGGCGGAGCTCCAGAAGCAGCTCAGCCCCTTCCGGCATGAGTACCGCGAGGGCACCCACTTCGAGCTCGCCTTCGGCCACCTGGATGGCTACTCGGCCGCCTACTACACCTACCTCTGGTCCTCGGTCATCGCGAAGGACCTGGAGACGGAGTTCCAGAAGAAGGGCTACCTCCACGCGGACACGGCGATGAAGTACCGCCGCGCGGTGCTGGAGCCCGGTGGCGCCAAGCCCGCCGCCGAGCTGGTGAAGGACTTCCTCGGCCGGCCCTACAGCTTCGAGGCCTACCGCGCCTTCCTGGACGGTGGCCCCTCGAAGTAA
- a CDS encoding sugar nucleotide-binding protein gives MTGATGTIGSRLCEHLRHQGATVVPWDRRQVPIDDYGAMERFVREVAPDVLFHLGAVSQPSDWSPAAWGSNYEWASELAWLTRTLGVRFLFASTSMVFSGAAPGPFTRDSRPDASEGYGGAKRQAEERVLSQNPQARVVRLGWQIGEQPTGNNMVAFLEARMREEGRVEASTRWYPACVMLEDTVRVLPALAWAEPGVFMLDANERWSFHDIALALNARHGGRWHVVATEHPVLDQRMRDDRVAVASLKQRLPGLP, from the coding sequence GTGACAGGGGCCACTGGAACGATCGGCTCCAGGCTGTGCGAGCACTTGCGGCACCAGGGCGCCACGGTGGTCCCCTGGGACCGGCGCCAGGTCCCCATCGACGATTACGGGGCCATGGAGCGGTTCGTGCGCGAGGTGGCGCCGGACGTGCTGTTCCACCTGGGCGCGGTCTCCCAACCCTCGGACTGGTCCCCCGCGGCCTGGGGAAGCAACTACGAGTGGGCCAGCGAGCTGGCGTGGCTCACCCGGACGCTGGGCGTGCGCTTCCTGTTCGCCAGCACGTCCATGGTGTTCTCGGGGGCGGCCCCAGGGCCCTTCACGCGGGACTCACGGCCGGATGCCTCGGAGGGCTACGGGGGCGCGAAGCGGCAGGCCGAGGAGCGCGTCCTCTCCCAGAACCCCCAGGCGCGGGTGGTGCGGCTGGGGTGGCAGATCGGCGAGCAGCCCACCGGCAACAACATGGTGGCCTTCCTGGAGGCGCGGATGCGCGAGGAGGGCCGCGTCGAGGCCAGCACGCGCTGGTACCCCGCCTGCGTCATGCTGGAGGACACGGTGCGGGTGCTCCCGGCGCTCGCCTGGGCGGAGCCGGGAGTCTTCATGCTCGATGCGAACGAGCGGTGGTCCTTCCATGACATCGCCCTCGCGCTGAATGCCCGGCACGGAGGGCGGTGGCACGTGGTGGCCACGGAGCACCCCGTGTTGGATCAACGCATGAGGGATGACCGGGTGGCCGTTGCCTCGTTGAAGCAACGGCTGCCGGGGTTGCCCTGA